The Litchfieldia alkalitelluris genome has a window encoding:
- a CDS encoding phosphoglycerate dehydrogenase, with translation MSTKTLETLQTIKTLNHISEKGLNVFKENYILDDQSENPDAIVVRSFNMHSLDFNPNLKAIARAGAGVNNIPVEKCTEQGIVVFNTPGANANAVKELVLTTLMASSRNLFAGVAWAKTLENEGDQIPKLVEAGKKQFVGKEIKGKTLGVIGLGAIGALVANDALDLDMDVIGFDPFISVDTAWNLSRNVQRAASLEQLFANSDYITVHVPFTKDTGGMFNKETFSIMKPGVHIMNFSRGELVNEEDMAVALEDGIVGKYITDFPNENVLKMKNAVPIPHLGASTQESEENCAIMAARQIKEFLETGNIRNSVNFPNAALPYTGKRRVAVFHQNVPNMVGQITVAISSFDLNIADMVNRSRGEYAYTMIDIENKINGDVTPLLEEKINQIKGIVTTRII, from the coding sequence ATGAGCACAAAAACTCTAGAGACATTACAAACGATTAAAACATTAAATCATATTTCAGAAAAAGGATTAAATGTATTCAAGGAAAACTATATCCTTGATGATCAAAGTGAGAATCCGGATGCGATTGTTGTGCGTAGCTTTAACATGCATTCATTGGATTTCAATCCTAATTTAAAGGCGATTGCCCGTGCTGGAGCGGGTGTCAACAATATTCCGGTTGAAAAATGTACAGAGCAAGGGATTGTAGTATTTAATACACCTGGAGCAAATGCCAATGCTGTAAAAGAGCTTGTATTAACTACATTAATGGCTTCCTCTCGTAACTTGTTTGCAGGTGTTGCGTGGGCAAAAACGTTAGAGAATGAAGGCGATCAAATCCCAAAGCTTGTTGAAGCAGGCAAAAAGCAATTTGTTGGGAAAGAAATTAAGGGTAAAACGCTAGGTGTAATCGGGTTAGGTGCAATTGGAGCACTTGTTGCAAATGATGCACTGGACTTAGACATGGATGTAATTGGGTTTGATCCATTCATTTCAGTTGACACCGCCTGGAATCTATCACGTAATGTTCAACGTGCTGCTTCACTAGAACAACTCTTTGCGAACTCTGATTACATCACAGTACATGTTCCATTCACAAAGGATACTGGGGGCATGTTTAATAAAGAAACATTTAGCATCATGAAACCAGGTGTTCATATTATGAATTTCTCACGTGGAGAGTTGGTAAATGAAGAGGATATGGCAGTAGCACTTGAGGATGGAATTGTAGGTAAGTATATTACAGATTTCCCGAATGAAAATGTCCTAAAGATGAAAAATGCAGTGCCGATTCCCCACCTTGGTGCTTCTACGCAAGAATCTGAGGAAAACTGTGCAATTATGGCAGCACGCCAAATAAAGGAATTTTTAGAAACTGGAAACATCAGAAACTCAGTGAATTTTCCAAACGCAGCCCTTCCTTATACAGGTAAAAGGCGTGTGGCAGTTTTTCACCAAAATGTTCCGAACATGGTGGGACAGATTACAGTAGCGATCTCAAGCTTCGATTTAAACATCGCTGATATGGTAAACAGAAGCCGAGGAGAATATGCATATACAATGATTGATATCGAAAATAAAATCAATGGAGATGTTACTCCTTTATTAGAAGAGAAAATTAATCAAATTAAAGGTATCGTTACCACTCGTATTATTTAA
- a CDS encoding PQQ-dependent sugar dehydrogenase, giving the protein MLSLRIILALIFVLFISGCSFEDEPTNEDEVNEAFARQAEIVTAELDIPWNITKQGDSFYLSQRAGKIIKVNEADGSKEIQNVEVTKQILHESEGGFLGFILAPDFESSGEAYGYHTYEANGQVYNRIILLKFTQNSWQEQEVILEGIPGGRIHNGGRIKIGIDGKLYATTGDAGNPEYAQNLDNLAGKILRMELDGSVPEDNPYPDSYIYSYGHRNPQGLAWDHDGKLYSSEHGQSAHDEINLIEPGKNYGWPLIEGEEQGAEMISPLYQTGTDTWAPSGIAIQDRKMFVATLRGESIRVVNLDTMKVDLAFENLGRLRDVFIENDTLYTITNNRDGRGTPREGDDKLFKLSLK; this is encoded by the coding sequence GTGTTATCATTGAGAATTATTTTAGCACTTATATTTGTTCTATTTATCTCTGGCTGTTCATTTGAAGATGAGCCAACTAATGAGGACGAAGTGAATGAAGCTTTTGCTAGACAAGCTGAGATTGTTACTGCAGAATTAGACATTCCCTGGAATATTACAAAACAAGGTGACTCTTTCTATTTGAGTCAACGAGCTGGAAAGATCATTAAAGTTAATGAAGCTGACGGTTCAAAGGAAATCCAGAATGTAGAGGTTACAAAGCAAATCTTGCATGAAAGCGAGGGAGGATTTTTAGGTTTTATTCTCGCACCTGATTTTGAGAGTTCGGGGGAAGCTTATGGCTACCACACATATGAAGCTAATGGACAAGTATACAACCGAATCATTCTTCTCAAGTTCACTCAGAATTCATGGCAGGAACAAGAGGTGATCCTGGAAGGAATTCCTGGAGGGAGAATTCATAATGGTGGACGTATCAAAATTGGAATAGATGGGAAATTATATGCAACAACTGGTGATGCAGGAAATCCTGAATATGCTCAAAATCTGGATAATCTAGCTGGGAAAATATTGCGTATGGAGTTAGATGGCTCTGTGCCAGAGGACAATCCTTATCCTGATTCTTATATATATTCGTATGGTCATCGTAATCCTCAAGGCTTAGCATGGGATCATGATGGAAAGCTATATAGCTCAGAGCATGGTCAGTCAGCACACGATGAAATTAATTTAATTGAGCCTGGAAAAAATTATGGCTGGCCACTGATTGAAGGTGAGGAGCAAGGTGCAGAAATGATTTCTCCACTATACCAAACTGGAACAGACACATGGGCGCCATCGGGAATAGCAATACAAGATAGAAAAATGTTTGTAGCCACCTTAAGAGGTGAAAGTATTCGGGTTGTGAACTTGGATACGATGAAAGTAGATCTTGCATTTGAAAACTTAGGAAGATTACGTGATGTATTCATAGAAAATGATACTTTATATACGATTACGAATAATCGGGATGGAAGAGGGACTCCTCGAGAAGGTGATGATAAATTATTCAAGCTTTCCTTAAAGTGA
- a CDS encoding MATE family efflux transporter has translation MSIIAVTWPIFIESLLHFSLRTADVFMLSKVSDEAVASVGVANQLIMFMFFLFQFVATGTSVVIAQYLGAKKFDEIKKYTGNGILINFIFGLFVATTLMIFSRQLLGLFQLEPQLLEQARIFLLIVGGALVFQAMSITMSVIIQTHGFTKETMFVSGGMNIINIIGNYLFIYGALGFPQLGVTGVAISTAFSQFLALIAFAWVLYYRVNLKLTWNDFVDIQKERLKKVLGIGIPSSMTIISYSSSQIVTTAFITLLGTQMLTTRIYTLNILFFVMVLGVSLGRGSQIIVGHLIGAGKMEEAYRQGVRNVRWSIVMAIVMTAIIVLVREPLLGLFTNDPEIIQMGAILLIMGFLLEPGRCLNLVYGATLQAAGDARFMMIVSVAVIWGLSVPLYYLLGIHFGWGLIGIWLAFIADEWVRGVILWSRWKSRKWEKKALVKHIKSETTESA, from the coding sequence ATGTCTATTATTGCGGTTACATGGCCGATTTTTATTGAATCACTTTTGCATTTTTCCTTAAGAACTGCTGATGTCTTTATGTTAAGTAAAGTGTCTGATGAGGCCGTCGCATCAGTGGGAGTGGCCAATCAGTTGATTATGTTTATGTTTTTTCTCTTTCAATTTGTTGCCACAGGGACCTCAGTTGTAATAGCCCAATATCTAGGTGCCAAAAAGTTTGATGAGATTAAAAAATACACAGGAAATGGTATTTTAATAAATTTTATTTTTGGACTTTTCGTAGCAACCACCCTGATGATTTTTAGCAGGCAGTTATTAGGATTATTTCAATTAGAGCCACAACTATTAGAACAGGCAAGGATATTTCTATTGATTGTCGGAGGAGCACTTGTTTTTCAAGCGATGAGCATAACAATGTCAGTAATCATACAAACACATGGATTTACAAAGGAAACGATGTTTGTAAGTGGTGGGATGAATATTATAAACATTATTGGAAATTATCTTTTTATTTATGGTGCATTGGGTTTCCCTCAATTAGGGGTTACAGGTGTAGCTATATCTACTGCTTTTAGTCAGTTTTTAGCCCTCATTGCTTTTGCCTGGGTTCTTTATTACCGTGTAAATCTAAAATTGACCTGGAATGATTTTGTTGATATTCAGAAAGAACGTCTAAAAAAGGTACTTGGTATAGGTATACCATCTTCAATGACAATTATCTCTTATTCTAGTAGTCAAATTGTTACAACAGCGTTTATAACCTTACTGGGGACGCAGATGCTTACAACCAGAATCTATACTTTAAATATTCTCTTTTTTGTAATGGTGTTAGGAGTATCACTTGGAAGAGGATCGCAAATCATTGTTGGCCATTTGATTGGAGCAGGTAAAATGGAGGAGGCTTATAGACAAGGGGTGCGTAACGTTCGCTGGAGCATAGTTATGGCAATCGTTATGACGGCAATTATTGTTTTAGTAAGAGAACCTCTCCTTGGTTTATTTACAAATGACCCAGAGATTATTCAAATGGGTGCTATTTTATTAATAATGGGGTTTTTATTAGAGCCGGGCAGATGTTTAAATCTTGTTTATGGTGCTACCCTCCAAGCAGCTGGTGATGCCCGGTTTATGATGATTGTGTCCGTTGCGGTTATCTGGGGTCTTAGTGTTCCTCTTTACTACCTCTTAGGAATTCATTTTGGTTGGGGCTTAATTGGAATATGGCTAGCTTTTATAGCAGATGAGTGGGTTCGTGGAGTGATATTATGGTCTAGATGGAAAAGTAGGAAGTGGGAAAAGAAGGCTCTTGTTAAGCATATAAAATCTGAAACTACTGAATCAGCATAA
- a CDS encoding protein adenylyltransferase SelO yields MLKETGWNLDYSYTRLPETFYTRTNPTPVQSPKLIKLNESLATSLGLNPESLKSEDMVSVFAGNDIPKGASPLAQAYAGHQFGHPNMLGDGRAVLLGEQLAPNDERFDIQLKGSGRTPYSRGGDGRAALGPMLREYIISEAMHALRIPTTRSLAVVSTGELIQRETALPGAILTRVAASHLRVGTFEYAARYTEKEELKALADYTIKRHYPHIEGVEKPYLLLLKEVAMRQAKLISQWQLVGFIHGVMNTDNMTISGETIDYGPCAFMNEYDPSTVFSSIDRQGRYAYGNQPNIGGWNLARFAETLLPLIHDNQDEAVKMAQDEITNYINQYQRNWIEGMRAKLGIFNAEEEDKSLVEDLLNMMQKHRGDFTNTFRSLTYEEYGEHALFNSTEFSEWSDKWKARRKRQNQSNDDSQQLMKDSNPAVIPRNHRVEEALEAAGKGDYTVLERLVQVLSNPFDHDNIQEEYCKLPESTNIPYQTFCGT; encoded by the coding sequence ATGCTAAAAGAAACAGGATGGAACTTAGATTATAGTTATACCCGTCTACCAGAAACGTTTTATACGAGAACAAATCCGACTCCTGTACAATCACCGAAGTTAATCAAGCTCAATGAATCGTTAGCTACATCTTTAGGATTAAATCCAGAGTCACTGAAGAGCGAAGATATGGTATCAGTATTTGCAGGAAACGATATTCCAAAAGGTGCCTCGCCTCTCGCTCAAGCATACGCAGGGCATCAATTCGGTCATCCTAATATGCTTGGTGATGGTCGAGCTGTTTTGTTAGGTGAGCAACTCGCACCTAATGATGAACGTTTTGATATTCAGCTTAAAGGGTCTGGAAGAACTCCATATTCACGTGGTGGCGACGGTCGAGCTGCTCTAGGACCGATGCTTAGAGAATATATAATCAGTGAAGCAATGCATGCACTTCGCATACCAACTACCCGTAGCTTAGCTGTTGTATCGACAGGTGAGTTAATCCAACGTGAAACAGCATTACCGGGTGCAATTCTCACAAGGGTTGCCGCCAGTCATTTGCGGGTTGGTACATTTGAATATGCTGCAAGATATACCGAAAAAGAGGAACTTAAAGCTTTAGCCGACTATACAATAAAGCGCCATTATCCACATATAGAAGGTGTTGAAAAACCGTATCTATTATTGCTTAAGGAAGTGGCCATGCGACAAGCTAAGTTAATTTCACAATGGCAGTTAGTTGGCTTTATCCATGGGGTGATGAACACTGACAATATGACAATCAGCGGTGAAACAATCGATTATGGTCCTTGTGCATTTATGAATGAGTATGACCCGTCAACTGTATTTAGTTCAATTGATCGACAGGGCCGTTATGCATATGGTAATCAGCCGAACATTGGTGGATGGAATTTGGCACGATTTGCGGAAACTTTATTACCTTTAATACATGATAATCAGGACGAAGCTGTCAAGATGGCTCAGGATGAGATCACAAATTATATCAATCAATATCAACGCAATTGGATTGAAGGAATGAGAGCAAAGCTTGGAATCTTCAACGCGGAGGAAGAGGATAAATCCCTCGTTGAAGACTTGCTTAATATGATGCAGAAGCACCGAGGAGACTTTACGAATACCTTCAGGTCGTTGACTTATGAAGAATATGGTGAGCACGCTCTATTTAACAGTACGGAATTTAGTGAGTGGTCAGACAAGTGGAAAGCAAGACGTAAAAGACAGAATCAATCAAATGATGATTCACAACAGTTGATGAAAGACAGTAATCCAGCAGTGATTCCTCGAAATCATCGGGTGGAGGAAGCCTTAGAAGCTGCAGGTAAAGGGGACTATACTGTATTAGAGCGCTTGGTTCAAGTTCTTTCAAATCCCTTCGACCATGATAATATTCAAGAAGAATATTGTAAATTGCCTGAATCAACGAACATACCATATCAAACGTTTTGTGGGACTTAA
- a CDS encoding response regulator: MYKIMLIEDDLQLSELIQENLDRYGYKVMQPTDFTNIIDEFVNHSLILFYLI, translated from the coding sequence ATGTACAAAATCATGCTTATTGAGGATGATTTACAGTTAAGTGAGCTCATTCAAGAGAATTTAGATCGTTATGGTTATAAAGTTATGCAGCCAACTGATTTTACTAATATTATAGATGAGTTTGTGAATCACAGCCTGATCTTGTTTTACTTGATATAA
- a CDS encoding carbohydrate kinase family protein: MNHTVVCIGELLIDFFCVDVDVSLVDGQNFQKQAGGAPANVCAAISKFGGHAVFCGKVGNDPFGHFLKKTLEDENVDTSMLMFDPSHPTTLAFVSLKANGERDFVFNRGADGFITEAEINQDKLNEGKILHFGSATALLEDPFQSTYIKMMNKAQQQGQFISFDPNYRLNLWEGNVEAFIQLSRECIGLSDFVKVSDEELEIISGVKDRKQATTFFHQLGAKVVAVTLGKDGTLISNGQYEEIIPSIKVNSIDSTGAGDAFVGATLYQLAKLNDPIHALQDPKQLKEMIEFSNRVGANVCTKVGAIKALPKLEDVL; the protein is encoded by the coding sequence ATGAATCATACAGTTGTTTGTATTGGTGAACTATTAATCGATTTTTTCTGTGTAGACGTTGATGTTAGTCTAGTGGATGGACAGAACTTTCAAAAACAAGCTGGGGGAGCGCCTGCAAATGTTTGTGCAGCAATCTCCAAATTTGGTGGGCATGCCGTTTTTTGTGGCAAGGTTGGGAATGATCCGTTTGGACATTTTTTAAAGAAAACGCTAGAAGATGAAAATGTAGATACCTCCATGCTGATGTTCGATCCTTCTCACCCAACAACATTAGCATTTGTCTCATTAAAAGCTAATGGAGAAAGGGATTTTGTCTTTAATCGAGGAGCAGATGGATTTATAACTGAAGCAGAAATCAACCAAGATAAGTTAAATGAAGGTAAGATTCTTCATTTTGGGTCTGCAACGGCCTTGCTTGAAGATCCGTTTCAGTCCACCTATATTAAAATGATGAACAAAGCCCAACAGCAAGGTCAGTTTATTTCGTTTGATCCTAATTATCGTTTGAACCTTTGGGAAGGAAATGTGGAAGCGTTTATTCAGCTTTCAAGGGAATGCATCGGACTTTCTGACTTTGTAAAGGTTAGCGATGAAGAACTCGAAATCATCTCAGGAGTAAAAGATCGAAAACAAGCCACTACATTCTTTCACCAACTTGGAGCGAAGGTTGTAGCTGTTACATTAGGCAAAGATGGAACGCTTATTTCAAATGGTCAGTATGAAGAAATTATTCCTAGTATTAAGGTAAATTCAATAGATTCAACTGGTGCTGGTGATGCATTTGTTGGTGCAACATTATATCAGTTAGCAAAGCTAAACGATCCAATACACGCGTTACAGGATCCAAAACAGTTAAAAGAAATGATTGAATTCAGTAATCGAGTGGGTGCTAATGTGTGTACAAAGGTTGGAGCAATCAAGGCATTACCTAAGCTTGAGGACGTATTATAA
- a CDS encoding sucrose-6-phosphate hydrolase — MVSDTTLRQDVMAEVAKYKETVNQDPYRLNYHIMPPVGLLNDPNGFIQWKDSYHLFYQWMPFKTDHGAKFWGHYTSKDLVHWKHEEVALTPSEWFEKNGCYSGSAIEHDGKMYVFYTGNVKDDTGKRDSYQCLAVSHDGIHFDKKGPVIEVPEGYTPHFRDPKVWEQDGQFFMVIGAQTNDLKGAVALFTSKNLTDWDHVGILTGGGNGQLGEFGYMFECPDMFELGGKSILIFSPQGLTPEGMKYHNVYQAGYVCGQFDPMTGDYQHGEFEELDRGFDFYAPQTTLDQEGRRILMAWMSVPEQNEQQHPTIQYKWLHNMTIPRELKLVDGKVQQFPVKEIETLREGEAIQHTLMIQNEEIQLENMKGNSIELILEDIMIKKGFFYMAIGDAAKLVFSADEGVFTLERKSYVDGEIERRQCKLRELKAIRIFIDTSSVEVFLNKGEECFSSRFYPTHNEITVGGSDVKLELYKWRLKKIC; from the coding sequence ATGGTTAGTGATACAACATTAAGACAAGATGTAATGGCTGAAGTAGCCAAGTATAAAGAAACTGTTAACCAGGATCCCTACCGACTTAATTACCATATCATGCCACCGGTAGGTCTTTTAAATGATCCAAATGGGTTTATTCAATGGAAAGATTCTTATCATTTATTTTATCAATGGATGCCATTTAAGACAGATCATGGCGCGAAGTTCTGGGGGCATTATACCTCAAAGGATTTAGTTCATTGGAAACATGAAGAAGTTGCCTTAACCCCGTCTGAGTGGTTTGAAAAAAATGGCTGTTATTCAGGGAGCGCAATTGAACATGACGGGAAAATGTACGTCTTTTATACAGGAAATGTGAAAGATGACACTGGGAAAAGAGATTCTTACCAATGTTTAGCTGTCTCACATGATGGCATTCACTTTGATAAAAAGGGGCCTGTCATTGAAGTGCCTGAAGGTTATACACCACATTTTAGAGACCCTAAGGTGTGGGAACAGGATGGACAGTTTTTTATGGTGATCGGAGCACAGACAAATGATCTTAAAGGAGCGGTAGCGCTATTTACCTCGAAAAATTTAACAGATTGGGACCATGTAGGAATCTTAACCGGTGGTGGAAACGGACAATTAGGTGAGTTTGGGTATATGTTTGAGTGTCCTGACATGTTTGAATTAGGCGGAAAAAGTATTCTCATTTTCTCGCCACAAGGGTTGACACCAGAGGGGATGAAATATCATAATGTCTACCAAGCAGGGTATGTTTGCGGTCAGTTTGATCCCATGACAGGTGATTATCAACATGGTGAATTTGAGGAGCTAGATCGAGGTTTTGACTTTTATGCCCCACAGACCACGTTGGATCAGGAAGGAAGAAGAATATTGATGGCATGGATGAGTGTGCCTGAACAAAATGAACAACAGCATCCTACCATTCAGTATAAGTGGTTACACAATATGACCATCCCACGTGAATTAAAACTAGTTGACGGGAAAGTACAGCAATTTCCTGTAAAAGAGATAGAAACACTACGAGAAGGAGAAGCTATTCAACATACATTAATGATTCAAAATGAGGAAATCCAATTAGAAAATATGAAGGGTAATTCCATAGAGTTAATATTGGAAGACATTATGATTAAAAAAGGGTTCTTTTATATGGCAATCGGAGACGCTGCGAAATTAGTGTTTTCAGCAGATGAAGGTGTTTTTACCCTTGAAAGAAAGAGCTATGTGGATGGGGAAATTGAAAGAAGGCAGTGCAAACTCCGTGAATTAAAAGCGATCAGAATTTTTATTGATACATCCTCAGTTGAAGTCTTTTTGAATAAAGGTGAAGAATGTTTTTCATCAAGGTTTTATCCAACACATAATGAAATTACAGTCGGAGGTTCCGATGTTAAGCTAGAACTCTATAAATGGCGATTAAAAAAGATTTGTTAG
- a CDS encoding sucrose-specific PTS transporter subunit IIBC, whose translation MNHREVAEQLVPLLGGKNNVISATHCATRLRLVIDDETQIDKEAIEELDGVKGAFSSSGQFQIIFGTGSVNKVFETFGPLVGANSEDNEPKSMSHSDAAKNKMNPFARFARTLSNIFVPIIPAIVAAGMLMGLLGMMKTYNWVDPQSALYVMLDMFSSAAFIILPILLGFSAAKEFGANGYLGAVIGGIMTHPALLNPWGLSNAAPETLDFFGVGVEMLGYQGTVIPVLLTVYIMSKLEKGLRKIIPNVVDLLLTPFLTVILTGFIALLVVGPLGRVLGNGITWTLDVIYGTAGPIAGLIFGGLYSTIVLTGVHHSFHAIEAELLAKIGGNYLLPIWAMANVAQGGATLAVFFRTKNKKTKEIAIPAAVSAFLGITEPAIFGVNLKYRRPFIAAAIGGGLGGAYVVFTQVMANGIGLTGIPMFAIAQDPINYGIGFLIAVVGAFVATLLLGWKEEAK comes from the coding sequence ATGAATCATCGTGAAGTAGCAGAACAACTTGTCCCTCTTTTAGGTGGAAAAAATAATGTCATTAGTGCGACGCATTGCGCGACCCGCCTTCGTTTAGTCATTGATGACGAAACTCAAATTGATAAAGAAGCTATTGAGGAATTGGATGGGGTAAAGGGCGCATTCTCAAGCTCAGGGCAGTTTCAAATAATCTTTGGTACAGGATCTGTAAATAAAGTGTTTGAAACTTTCGGTCCGCTTGTAGGTGCAAATTCAGAAGATAACGAACCAAAAAGCATGTCACATAGTGACGCTGCAAAGAATAAGATGAATCCATTTGCTCGATTTGCTCGAACACTCTCAAATATCTTTGTTCCGATTATCCCGGCTATTGTTGCTGCTGGTATGTTAATGGGATTACTTGGAATGATGAAAACGTACAATTGGGTAGATCCTCAAAGTGCCTTATATGTAATGCTAGATATGTTCTCATCTGCAGCATTTATCATTTTACCAATTTTATTAGGATTTAGTGCAGCCAAAGAATTTGGCGCGAATGGATATTTAGGTGCTGTTATTGGTGGAATAATGACCCATCCGGCTTTGCTGAATCCATGGGGTCTTTCGAACGCAGCGCCTGAGACTCTAGACTTTTTTGGTGTTGGAGTTGAGATGCTCGGATATCAAGGAACAGTTATCCCTGTCTTATTAACAGTTTATATTATGTCAAAGCTTGAAAAAGGCTTACGTAAGATTATTCCGAATGTCGTTGACTTACTTTTAACACCTTTCTTAACGGTAATTCTTACAGGATTTATTGCTTTATTAGTTGTTGGTCCATTAGGGCGTGTACTTGGAAATGGTATTACTTGGACATTAGACGTGATCTATGGAACTGCAGGTCCAATCGCAGGTTTAATTTTTGGTGGACTCTACTCAACAATCGTGTTAACAGGTGTTCATCATAGTTTCCATGCAATTGAAGCAGAGTTGTTGGCGAAAATTGGTGGAAACTACTTGCTACCGATTTGGGCTATGGCAAACGTTGCACAAGGTGGAGCGACTCTTGCTGTCTTTTTCCGAACAAAAAACAAGAAAACAAAAGAAATTGCCATTCCAGCAGCAGTTTCTGCCTTCCTTGGAATTACTGAACCAGCTATATTTGGTGTCAACTTAAAGTACCGTCGTCCATTTATTGCTGCAGCAATTGGAGGAGGATTAGGAGGAGCTTATGTTGTGTTCACTCAAGTAATGGCTAATGGAATTGGCTTAACAGGGATTCCGATGTTTGCGATCGCACAGGATCCAATAAATTATGGTATTGGGTTTTTGATAGCGGTAGTAGGTGCTTTTGTTGCCACTCTTTTACTAGGATGGAAGGAAGAAGCAAAATAA
- a CDS encoding PRD domain-containing protein, producing MRIFKILNNNAVVAIDGYQEKIVMGPGIAFQKKRNDIIPKDKIEKIFILHDQSSEKFQQLLMALPEQHIELAERIISYAEGYLQAPLHDHIHIALTDHLSFALQRIEQGLTIHNKLVNEIKLLYQKEFEIGIWAKEEIKKELNIDIPIDEVAHIALHIHTAKLDSPAMSESLKQATILHDFVRKIEAYLDIEIEESSINYQRIITHLRFALKRMEEEGHSDPIDDSMVEVIKTKYPKAFECSELATNSLEKEYSVKLPDSEVAYIALHIQRLINNE from the coding sequence ATGCGTATCTTTAAAATTTTAAATAACAATGCTGTGGTGGCAATTGATGGATACCAAGAGAAAATTGTCATGGGTCCTGGAATCGCCTTTCAAAAGAAAAGAAATGATATCATACCTAAAGATAAAATTGAAAAAATCTTTATTTTACATGATCAATCTTCAGAAAAATTCCAGCAGCTACTAATGGCGTTGCCTGAACAACATATAGAGCTAGCTGAAAGAATTATTAGTTATGCGGAAGGTTATTTACAAGCTCCTTTACATGACCATATTCATATAGCTTTAACAGATCATTTGTCCTTTGCTTTACAAAGAATCGAGCAGGGGTTAACTATTCACAATAAATTAGTAAATGAAATTAAATTGCTCTATCAAAAAGAGTTTGAAATTGGCATTTGGGCAAAGGAAGAAATCAAGAAAGAGTTAAATATTGATATTCCAATCGATGAAGTTGCTCATATCGCTCTTCATATTCATACGGCAAAGCTTGATTCGCCAGCAATGAGTGAATCCTTAAAGCAAGCAACAATTCTTCATGATTTTGTGAGGAAAATTGAAGCTTATTTGGATATTGAAATTGAGGAGTCTAGTATTAATTACCAAAGGATTATTACACATTTACGGTTTGCGTTAAAACGAATGGAGGAAGAAGGACATTCAGATCCGATTGATGATAGTATGGTGGAAGTGATCAAAACAAAGTATCCAAAAGCATTCGAATGTTCTGAGTTAGCAACAAATTCCTTGGAGAAAGAATATAGTGTGAAGCTTCCTGATTCAGAGGTTGCTTACATTGCTTTGCATATCCAGAGATTGATAAATAATGAATAA
- a CDS encoding phosphatidate cytidylyltransferase: MNSALWTQLVIFLGLLVVSILFSIIKKSQPNKDFSSLSLRVKTWWGMFVIFVFATLFNPLVSLISLMVLCFFALKEYFSMMKTRKVDRRAFLWAYLSIPVQFYWIYIEWYGMFIVFIPIYVFLFLPLPRILGRKGTVGFLRSVSSTQWGLMLMVFGLSHLAFFQFASPEYGANLVLFLVLLTQLNDVIHFLISLYFGKRKVVPTANPNISWEGFVGATIVTTTVAYFIYPYLTPFDVTFGVISGLLIAFGGFFGALTISVLKRDLLIGDDEKATTLKESYLSRVDSLTYTAPIFFHVIRYFYDFM, from the coding sequence TTGAATAGTGCACTTTGGACACAGCTTGTAATTTTTCTCGGTTTACTTGTTGTCAGTATTTTATTTAGTATCATAAAAAAAAGCCAGCCTAATAAAGACTTTTCTTCACTATCATTACGTGTAAAGACATGGTGGGGAATGTTTGTGATTTTTGTTTTTGCGACGCTTTTTAATCCTCTCGTTTCATTAATATCTTTAATGGTGCTTTGTTTTTTTGCTCTTAAAGAGTATTTTTCTATGATGAAAACGAGAAAAGTTGATCGAAGGGCATTTTTGTGGGCGTACCTATCAATCCCTGTCCAATTTTACTGGATTTACATCGAATGGTATGGAATGTTTATTGTCTTTATTCCGATTTATGTTTTTTTATTCTTACCATTACCACGTATTCTTGGGAGAAAAGGGACAGTTGGATTTTTAAGATCCGTAAGCTCCACTCAATGGGGATTAATGCTCATGGTCTTTGGTTTAAGCCATCTAGCATTCTTCCAATTCGCCTCACCAGAATATGGTGCAAATCTCGTATTGTTCTTAGTTTTACTCACACAGCTAAATGATGTTATTCACTTTTTAATTTCTCTTTATTTTGGAAAGAGAAAAGTAGTTCCAACCGCGAATCCCAATATCTCGTGGGAGGGATTCGTGGGTGCAACCATTGTTACAACCACAGTTGCGTACTTTATATATCCCTACTTAACACCATTTGATGTCACTTTTGGAGTAATTTCAGGCTTACTAATAGCCTTTGGCGGATTCTTTGGAGCACTTACGATATCTGTCTTAAAACGTGATTTACTAATCGGGGATGATGAAAAAGCGACAACACTCAAAGAAAGCTACCTTAGTCGTGTAGATAGCCTAACCTACACGGCACCAATCTTTTTTCACGTCATCCGCTACTTCTATGACTTTATGTGA